The following are encoded together in the Novipirellula artificiosorum genome:
- a CDS encoding GNAT family N-acetyltransferase, with protein MSSIRTRLADLAELTAFLPKLLEKLSIARGQIIVDQLRSAIDDGKGDAIVIVEAIDEAAGCEARIAAAILIDHVKGATEPPNDSATMLHAGWIDSHQNGHPPEAIRSLRTLLNQTLVQRGVHFVQWATDADDYSEAAETWSEGLGFEWAADLDYMTVDLNGSKIAPLANIPETLSFRPLQWEGGNLARPDQFASLVQQTYVDTLDCPALLKYRTAAETLRNYQQSAAFAPQLWFEILRKSDAIDRERGAASVGVLIMGLHGGEDEADAPPNGNPNAAVTELVYMGIVADVRGESFGSQVMQFALQTSHQFGADRMILAVDQQNHYARRLYEACGMRCMLNESVAVKKL; from the coding sequence TTGAGCTCCATCCGAACTCGCCTAGCCGACTTAGCGGAGTTGACGGCCTTTTTGCCGAAGCTACTTGAGAAGCTTTCGATTGCGCGCGGTCAAATCATTGTGGATCAACTGCGCAGTGCCATCGACGACGGCAAGGGTGACGCCATCGTGATTGTTGAGGCGATCGACGAGGCAGCGGGGTGTGAAGCTCGCATCGCTGCCGCAATCTTGATCGATCATGTCAAAGGAGCCACGGAGCCGCCAAATGACTCTGCCACGATGTTGCACGCCGGTTGGATTGACAGCCATCAAAACGGCCATCCGCCCGAAGCGATCCGCTCCTTACGCACGCTTTTGAACCAGACACTTGTGCAGCGAGGCGTTCATTTCGTTCAGTGGGCGACGGACGCAGACGATTATAGCGAAGCTGCCGAAACATGGAGCGAAGGCCTCGGCTTCGAATGGGCGGCCGATTTGGACTACATGACCGTCGACCTCAACGGCTCCAAAATCGCACCGCTGGCCAACATTCCCGAGACATTGAGCTTTCGGCCGCTGCAGTGGGAGGGTGGCAATTTGGCCCGTCCAGACCAGTTCGCGTCACTCGTGCAACAAACGTACGTCGACACCCTCGATTGCCCGGCACTGCTGAAATACAGAACGGCTGCAGAAACCTTGCGCAATTACCAGCAATCCGCCGCCTTTGCACCCCAGTTGTGGTTTGAGATCCTGCGTAAATCGGATGCGATCGATCGCGAAAGGGGGGCAGCTTCGGTGGGGGTGCTGATCATGGGGCTGCATGGTGGGGAGGATGAGGCCGATGCACCACCGAACGGGAATCCCAACGCGGCGGTCACCGAGTTGGTTTACATGGGGATCGTTGCCGACGTCCGTGGTGAATCTTTTGGCTCGCAGGTGATGCAGTTTGCGCTGCAAACCAGTCATCAATTTGGAGCCGATCGGATGATCTTGGCGGTGGACCAACAGAACCACTACGCCCGCCGCTTGTACGAGGCGTGTGGCATGCGTTGCATGCTCAATGAATCGGTAGCGGTCAAAAAACTGTAG
- a CDS encoding PDZ domain-containing protein, with the protein MIHQRSPSLILAMTVGFVTFFATDSAHAQLFPRLRARLNGSSYRPGAPYREPAQRPMPSNGSLNSGRNSADRTLRSMRPAQPVSPNRADLPQSDAEADELLGKSILDRGDTTDSAVGNVSIGVDVKSSSAQPGGLPEGLIVSRISDQSLADEAGLRVGDLIISLDGQPTANVAAVRGVLDQKKPGDRVVARVIRGQESGNLSLPLVEQLAETPAASETLKKSVAAQPRGDMSAARLGIEVENGQNIRGAVVSHVKPGSAGESLGLRTSDRIVSIDDEFIASGEQFLNKLSDWNSQEPLEIQLIRDEKLYTMSLDLTAAKPFAPNGEKAAAASIAGSGEMPLDSATEKSSGKSVLGGIGSALGGLFGGMGGDTKEPSAVETATPRVTEPSVQQLPQQEPTAIATEEDDLALGDDEPIGQLGFEDLRAPVPVPIEPQPRDFE; encoded by the coding sequence ATGATTCACCAACGATCGCCTTCTCTGATTCTCGCGATGACCGTTGGATTTGTCACTTTTTTCGCTACAGATTCAGCCCACGCGCAACTATTTCCTCGACTGCGGGCTCGGCTGAACGGATCATCGTATCGCCCCGGAGCGCCCTATCGCGAACCCGCTCAGCGACCGATGCCGTCCAATGGCTCGCTGAATTCGGGCAGGAACTCAGCCGATCGAACGCTGCGTTCGATGCGCCCCGCCCAGCCCGTTTCGCCCAATCGCGCTGACTTGCCCCAATCGGACGCGGAAGCGGACGAATTGCTCGGAAAGTCGATCTTGGATCGGGGTGACACCACCGACTCGGCGGTCGGTAACGTTTCGATCGGAGTGGACGTCAAGTCGTCGAGTGCTCAACCGGGGGGATTGCCTGAGGGGTTGATCGTCAGTCGGATTTCCGACCAATCGCTGGCGGATGAAGCTGGATTGCGAGTGGGAGATTTGATCATTTCGCTCGACGGCCAACCGACGGCGAACGTGGCGGCGGTGCGGGGCGTCTTGGACCAGAAAAAGCCAGGCGATCGCGTGGTGGCACGAGTGATCCGAGGTCAAGAATCGGGAAACCTGTCGCTACCGTTGGTCGAGCAGCTTGCAGAGACACCTGCGGCCTCCGAGACGCTGAAAAAGTCCGTTGCGGCTCAGCCTCGCGGTGACATGTCTGCAGCCAGGCTGGGAATTGAGGTCGAAAACGGCCAGAACATCCGAGGAGCTGTCGTCAGCCATGTGAAACCGGGGTCAGCCGGCGAATCGCTGGGGCTGCGAACGAGTGATCGGATCGTTTCGATCGACGATGAGTTTATCGCCTCTGGCGAACAATTCCTCAACAAATTGAGCGATTGGAACAGCCAAGAACCGCTCGAAATTCAGCTCATTCGGGACGAAAAACTCTACACGATGTCTTTGGACCTAACAGCGGCCAAGCCATTTGCACCGAACGGGGAAAAGGCCGCAGCCGCTTCGATTGCCGGCTCTGGAGAGATGCCTTTGGACTCGGCGACCGAAAAAAGCAGCGGAAAGTCGGTGCTAGGTGGCATCGGCTCGGCGCTAGGAGGCTTGTTCGGTGGAATGGGCGGCGACACGAAGGAGCCGTCAGCAGTTGAGACCGCCACGCCAAGGGTCACCGAACCATCGGTACAGCAATTGCCTCAGCAGGAGCCGACGGCGATAGCAACGGAGGAGGATGATCTCGCTTTGGGCGACGATGAACCGATTGGACAACTCGGTTTCGAGGACCTCCGTGCGCCCGTTCCAGTGCCCATCGAACCTCAACCGCGGGATTTTGAGTAG
- a CDS encoding DnaA/Hda family protein, whose amino-acid sequence MSASQGCIDDTAVVERFKEALRERIGADRFRLWFHHGVVFAVDRGSQNDSLVEPQNAQRIVVLVSGQFALDRMRQNCMQPLRAAAAHVFGTTHCVTLELGRPKATQSELPLEIESEAETPISDESELEDEKPLSPRQRRAAALKKSNERTRASSQSLSSLLAGTSSKTKGQSKRRQVVRLDQPALPPFESSSPTSNPAPLSPAAAARAAMTLQTFVSGESNQLAHTAIMMACQSPSTATPLFLYGPSGIGKTHLLNALADQFRRGHRMRRVMQISGEKFTNDFCKSVGGTGLPEFRKRYRDVDALLIDDVQFLSAKSATLREMLYTVEALIEAGRPIIFTANQAPSEIEGLSRELTGRMASGLVCPMHSLDKATRLTVLQRLIDQRCDLEWPHAIVSEINSQLAGDGRVLSGVVNLVATLQKMFGRMATMDEIRQFGGELLRTAQPTVTLSSIEQVVCEAFRLPADDLRSASQARAICEPRMLAMYLSRQMTSSAYAQIASHFGGRSHSTAIAAERNVKKWLAAGKTIGRGPGAMSAREAIERLETLLRTG is encoded by the coding sequence ATGTCTGCATCGCAAGGCTGCATCGATGACACGGCCGTCGTCGAAAGATTCAAGGAGGCGTTGAGAGAGCGCATTGGTGCAGATCGGTTCCGTTTGTGGTTTCATCACGGGGTCGTCTTCGCGGTCGATCGTGGCAGCCAGAACGACTCTTTGGTCGAGCCGCAGAACGCGCAGCGGATCGTGGTATTGGTCAGTGGCCAATTTGCACTCGATCGGATGCGGCAAAACTGCATGCAGCCGTTACGGGCTGCGGCGGCTCATGTGTTTGGCACCACGCATTGCGTGACGCTTGAACTCGGTCGCCCGAAAGCGACGCAATCGGAGTTGCCGCTGGAGATTGAATCGGAGGCAGAGACTCCGATCAGCGACGAATCGGAACTCGAGGATGAAAAACCGCTGTCGCCACGCCAACGCCGCGCTGCGGCATTAAAAAAATCAAACGAACGCACTCGAGCGAGTTCACAGTCGCTGTCATCGTTGTTGGCGGGGACGTCTTCCAAGACGAAAGGACAATCCAAACGCCGCCAAGTTGTCCGGTTGGACCAACCGGCACTGCCCCCTTTCGAATCATCGAGCCCAACGTCGAATCCGGCCCCCTTGTCGCCTGCGGCAGCCGCTCGTGCTGCGATGACGCTGCAAACATTCGTTTCAGGCGAATCGAATCAATTGGCACACACTGCGATCATGATGGCTTGTCAGAGCCCCTCGACTGCAACGCCACTGTTCTTGTACGGTCCCTCGGGGATCGGCAAAACGCATTTGTTGAACGCGCTTGCGGATCAATTTCGTCGTGGTCACCGGATGCGCCGTGTCATGCAGATTTCTGGTGAGAAGTTTACCAATGATTTTTGCAAATCGGTTGGCGGCACCGGATTACCAGAGTTTCGGAAACGGTACCGTGACGTGGACGCCTTGTTGATTGATGATGTTCAGTTTCTGAGTGCGAAAAGTGCGACGCTTCGCGAAATGTTGTACACCGTGGAGGCGTTGATCGAAGCGGGCCGACCCATCATCTTTACTGCGAATCAGGCCCCCTCGGAAATCGAAGGGCTGTCTCGAGAATTGACGGGGCGAATGGCCAGCGGATTGGTTTGTCCGATGCACTCACTTGATAAGGCCACACGGCTAACGGTGCTTCAACGTTTGATCGACCAACGATGCGATCTCGAGTGGCCCCATGCGATCGTTTCCGAGATCAATTCGCAACTCGCTGGCGATGGTCGGGTGCTTAGCGGCGTGGTGAACTTGGTTGCGACGCTACAGAAAATGTTTGGCCGGATGGCAACGATGGACGAGATTCGGCAATTTGGTGGCGAGCTGCTACGCACCGCTCAGCCGACCGTGACACTTTCGTCGATCGAGCAGGTTGTCTGTGAAGCGTTCCGATTGCCGGCCGATGATTTGCGCAGTGCATCGCAAGCTCGAGCGATTTGCGAACCGCGTATGCTGGCGATGTATTTGTCGCGACAAATGACGTCGTCCGCCTATGCCCAGATCGCCAGCCATTTCGGGGGGCGATCGCACTCTACCGCGATCGCTGCGGAGCGGAATGTCAAGAAATGGCTCGCTGCGGGAAAAACGATTGGCCGGGGGCCTGGGGCGATGTCGGCACGCGAAGCGATCGAGCGTCTTGAAACGCTGTTGAGAACAGGGTAA